In a genomic window of Onychostoma macrolepis isolate SWU-2019 chromosome 08, ASM1243209v1, whole genome shotgun sequence:
- the creb3l3l gene encoding cAMP responsive element binding protein 3-like 3 like yields MSVSEDMENTDLLGLIFPDEDPGSGDLFLTEGNNLLHDLLSEQDMLSGMDTEDFLSSLLGEEEDGLTINCLSQSPHGSDSGISEDTSLPLCQSPHDSSETDTVPSPGVEPLLYSEYMTESYEAQVVQTDHCYTLPQGTDALLSVRSENPESDVFIDVDDLDMDMDMDDGFSPELPCSLTIEDSTQSSKPDNQFQFKEIVLTDEERRLLAKEGATIPAHMPLTKAEERTLKRVRRKIRNKQSAQESRKKKKVYVDGLENRVAICTAHNQELQKKVEMLQKQNMSLIEQLRKLQAMVKMSTMKTTTTSTCIMVFLLSFCLIIFPSVNPFGSSNQKDLYTSSTGMSRALRSYPAILKDDIISTSAKEVPEQDVLLMATVENNQVLLSGAQNHTPDYQRVEQSDSESGVNSNSSADFPSPAQSDLKADASLSESHRNSAASAGIYDGQSKTKESWMEQKPTSVIIQQHRSDEM; encoded by the exons ATGTCAGTAAGCGAGGATATGGAGAATACAGACCTGCTTGGTCTAATCTTCCCGGATGAAGACCCAGGATCCGGCGATCTGTTCCTCACAGAGGGGAACAACTTGCTGCATGATTTGCTTTCAGAGCAAGAT atGCTGAGTGGAATGGATACAGAGGACTTTCTCAGCAGTCTTCTGGGTGAGGAAGAGGACGGCCTGACTATCAACTGCTTGTCTCAGTCTCCTCACGGCAGCGACAGCGGCATCTCTGAGGACACCTCCCTTCCACTCTGCCAGAGTCCACACGATAGCAGCGAGACAGACACCGTCCCCAGTCCAGGCGTCGAGCCTCTGCTTTATTCCGAGTATATGACAGAGAGCTATGAGGCCCAGGTGGTGCAGACAGACCACTGCTACACCCTCCCACAGGGCACAGACGCCCTGCTGAGCGTCCGATCAGAGAACCCCGAGTCTGATGTCTTCATAGATGTCG ATGATTTGGATATGGATATGGATATGGATGATGGCTTCTCCCCAGAGCTGCCCTGCTCACTCACGATTGAAGACTCCACACAAAGCAGCAAACCAGACAACCAG TTCCAGTTCAAAGAGATTGTTTTGACTGATGAGGAGAGGAGACTTCTGGCGAAAGAAGGTGCAACCATTCCAGCTCATATGCCTCTTACAAAG GCAGAGGAACGGACCCTGAAGAGGGTGAGGAGAAAGATCCGGAATAAGCAGTCTGCTCAGGAGAGTCGCAAGAAGAAGAAAGTTTACGTTGATGGCCTAGAGAACAG GGTTGCGATCTGCACTGCTCACAATCAGGAATTACAGAAGAAAGTTGAGATGCTGcagaaacaaaacat GTCCCTTATTGAACAGCTGAGAAAACTGCAGGCTATGGTGAAAATGTCCACGATGAAAACCACCACAACTAGCACTTGTATTATg GTGTTCCTGCTTTCTTTCTGTCTGATCATTTTCCCCTCAGTCAATCCTTTTGGCAGCAGCAATCAGAAAGATCTGTATACATCATCTACAG GAATGTCTCGAGCCCTGCGGTCTTATCCAGCTATCCTGAAAGACGACATCATATCCACGTCTGCTAAAGAAGTGCCAGAGCAGGATGTCCTCCTCATGGCCACTGTAGAGAATAACCAGGTGCTGCTGTCCGGCGCTCAGAACCACACACCTGACTACCAGCGGGTCGAGCAGTCTGACTCTGAGTCTGGTGTCAACAGCAACTCCTCCGCTGACTTCCCCAGTCCTGCCCAGTCAGATCTCAAAGCGGACGCATCTCTCTCAGAGTCCCACAGGAACTCAGCAGCGTCTGCGGGGATCTACGACGGCCAGAGCAAAACCAAGGAGAGCTGGATGGAGCAGAAACCCACGTCAGTTATTATACAACAGCACCGATCTGATGAAATGTAG